From a single Verrucomicrobiota bacterium genomic region:
- the trkA gene encoding Trk system potassium transporter TrkA, with product MKIVILGAGDTGRFLANHLSNKNHRIKLIEKSESVVGSLNDVLDVGTICGDGAQASVLADGGVATADLFIGLTDNQHVNLLAASIAKALGCRKTIARVDVPIQSDKKTFDYQSHFSIDYVFSSEQLVAFEISKYFLNPEASTSEQIGRGRIKVQQIDVSPDSKLLKTPIQSLTLPQLVRVAVIHRGEEVIIPQGHDVLEPNDSLTLFGEQTFVEELAEMLKADNHLNESRKITIYGGSDYGLTLAMLLKNTPNKVRIIEENAEVCTWLSTKLPHAVIVHGDGRSVELLKEEQIEKADFFIGMSNHDEDNLMACLQAKTLGVKYVIPLVHNADNSFVVAQHLEPFGFLATVSPRQVNLMDLVRFVDSKDFYSVGYLSEEVELVQITVSEGARVAGKLVKEVEWPKNSSLVTLLRNDKVIIPGGKDVIQAGDSLYSVVLPNSRKHLLKVLTR from the coding sequence ATGAAAATCGTAATCCTAGGAGCCGGCGATACCGGAAGGTTTCTGGCAAACCATCTTTCCAATAAAAATCACAGAATAAAACTCATCGAAAAATCGGAGAGCGTTGTGGGGTCGTTGAACGACGTGCTCGATGTAGGTACGATCTGTGGAGACGGAGCACAGGCAAGTGTCTTAGCCGATGGTGGCGTCGCGACTGCTGATCTTTTCATCGGACTCACGGACAACCAGCATGTAAATCTGTTGGCTGCTTCGATCGCCAAAGCGTTAGGTTGTCGCAAAACCATTGCGCGAGTAGATGTACCCATTCAATCAGACAAAAAAACATTCGATTATCAAAGTCACTTTTCAATCGATTATGTTTTTAGCAGCGAGCAGTTGGTGGCCTTCGAAATAAGTAAGTACTTTCTAAATCCGGAAGCCTCGACAAGCGAACAAATCGGCAGGGGTCGTATAAAAGTTCAACAAATTGATGTGTCTCCGGATTCCAAGTTGTTGAAAACACCCATTCAATCTCTGACGCTTCCGCAATTGGTCCGAGTAGCGGTCATCCATCGTGGAGAGGAGGTTATTATTCCACAAGGTCACGATGTCCTAGAACCGAATGATAGCCTTACTCTTTTTGGCGAGCAAACCTTTGTGGAGGAACTGGCCGAGATGTTGAAAGCAGACAATCATCTCAATGAAAGCAGGAAGATAACCATTTATGGTGGGAGTGACTACGGACTGACCTTGGCTATGCTCCTAAAGAACACGCCAAATAAAGTGCGCATTATTGAAGAAAATGCTGAGGTGTGTACCTGGCTATCAACCAAACTGCCTCATGCGGTGATCGTCCATGGGGATGGCCGCTCGGTTGAACTTCTAAAAGAGGAGCAAATCGAGAAAGCAGATTTCTTCATAGGTATGAGCAACCACGACGAGGACAATTTAATGGCCTGTCTCCAGGCCAAGACTTTAGGCGTAAAATACGTTATTCCGCTTGTTCATAATGCAGACAATTCTTTCGTCGTTGCACAACACCTTGAACCGTTTGGCTTTTTGGCGACAGTAAGTCCCAGACAGGTTAACCTAATGGACCTGGTTCGATTTGTGGACTCAAAGGACTTTTACTCGGTCGGGTATCTATCGGAAGAGGTCGAACTCGTGCAAATTACGGTTAGCGAGGGAGCTCGGGTGGCAGGGAAATTGGTTAAGGAGGTGGAATGGCCCAAAAACAGCAGCCTCGTTACACTTCTTAGAAACGACAAGGTAATCATTCCAGGCGGAAAGGATGTAATTCAGGCAGGAGATTCGCTATACTCCGTGGTACTGCCCAATTCTCGGAAACACTTACTCAAAGTGCTCACGCGC